From a region of the Castor canadensis chromosome 7, mCasCan1.hap1v2, whole genome shotgun sequence genome:
- the LOC109702608 gene encoding cytochrome P450 2C9-like has product MDTVSLLLLGLACLLLSFWRQTSGREKLPPGPTPLPIIGNILQIDVKDISKSLTNLSKLYGPVFTLYFGMKPTVVLHGYEAVKEALIDHGEEFSGRGNFSVSERTAKGLGIVFSNGNKWKEMRRFSLMTLRNFGMGKRSIEDRVQEEARCLVEELKKTNGSPCDPTPVLGCAPCNVICSIIFKNRFDYKDKDFLNLMEKLNENIKILSSPWTQIYNTFPALIHCLPGSHNTLTKNIAYIKSYVLEKVEEHKKLLDVNNPQDFIDCFLIKMEQERHNEQSIFTDENLVTTILDLFGAGTETTSTTLRYALLLLMKHPHVTAKIQEEIDHVVGKQRSPSMQDRSHMPYTDAVLHEIQRYINLLPTNLPHSVTCDTKFRNYLIPKGTIILTSLTSVLNDNKEFPNPDMFDPGHFLDESGNFKKSDYFMPFSSGKRICVGEGLARMELFLFLTTILQNFNLKSLVDPKNLNTNPVANGMVSLPPQYQLYFIPV; this is encoded by the exons ATGGATACAGTTTCATTACTATTGCTAGGTCTTGCCTGTCTGCTTCTTTCCTTCTGGAGGCAGACCTCTGGGAGAGAGAAGCTTCCTCCTGGCCCAACTCCTCTCCCAATTATTGGAAACATCCTTCAGATTGATGTTAAAGACATTAGCAAGTCCTTAACCAAT CTCTCAAAATTATATGGGCCTGTGTTCACTTTATATTTTGGCATGAAACCCACTGTGGTGTTGCATGGATATGAAGCAGTGAAAGAAGCTCTGATTGATCATGGAGAGGAGTTCTCTGGAAGAGGCAATTTCTCAGTATCTGAAAGAACTGCTAAAGGCCTTG GAATCGTTTTCAGCAATGGAAACAAATGGAAAGAGATGCGTCGTTTCTCTCTCATGACTTTGAGGAACTTCGGGATGGGGAAGAGGAGCATTGAGGATCGTGTTCAAGAGGAAGCCCGCTGCCTTGTGGAGGAGTTGAAGAAAACCAATG GCTCACCTTGTGATCCGACCCCTGTTCTTGGCTGTGCTCCCTGCAATGTGATCTGCTCCATTATTTTCAAGAATCGTTTTGATTACAAAGACAAGGATTTTCTTAACctaatggaaaaattaaatgagaacatCAAGATTCTGAGCTCACCATGGACTCAG ATATACAATACATTCCCTGCTCTcattcattgtcttccaggaagtcATAACACATTAACTAAAAATATTGCTTATATAAAAAGTTATGTTTTGGAGAAAGTAGAAGAACATAAAAAATTATTGGATGTTAATAATCCACAGGACTTTATTGATTGTTTCCTGATAAAAATGGAGCAG GAAAGACACAATGAACAGTCaatatttacagatgaaaactTGGTAACCACTATACTTGATTTGTTTGGTGCTGGGACAGAGACAACAAGCACAACACTGAGATATGCTTTGCTGCTCCTTATGAAGCATCCACATGTCACAG CCAAAATTCAGGAAGAGATTGACCACGTAGTCGGAAAACAAAGGAGTCCTTCCATGCAGGACAGGAGTCACATGCCCTACACAGATGCTGTGTTGCATGAGATCCAGAGATACATTAACCTCCTTCCCACCAACCTGCCGCATTCAGTGACCTGTGATACTAAATTCAGAAACTATCTTATTCCAAAG GGCACAATCATATTAACATCACTGACTTCTGTGCTTAATGACAACAAGGAATTCCCCAACCCAGACATGTTTGACCCTGGTCACTTTCTGGATGAGAGTGGCAACTTCAAGAAAAGTGACTATTTCATGCCTTTCTCATCAG gaaaacgGATTTGTGTGGGAGAGGGTCTGGCCCggatggaattgtttttattccTGACCACCATTTTACAGAACTTTAACCTGAAATCTCTGGTTGACCCAAAGAACCTCAACACCAACCCAGTTGCTAATGGGATGGTTTCTTTGCCACCTCAATACCAGCTCTATTTCATTCCTGTCTGA